CGTGCAGATCCTGGATCATGTCGGCGCGCCGTTCGTGGGCGTGGACGTGCTGCAGGACGAGACCCTGCGCGAGGGCATCAAGAGCTTCACCGACTGGCCGACCATTCCGCAGCTCTACGTCAAGGGCGAGTTCGTCGGCGGCTCGGACATCGTGCGCGAGATGTTCCAGGCGGGCGAGCTTCAGGCG
The genomic region above belongs to Brevundimonas sp. PAMC22021 and contains:
- the grxD gene encoding Grx4 family monothiol glutaredoxin, translated to MTDATLQSTSPTTDPVHAFIASTLAEHDVVLFMKGTPDQPRCGFSSLAVQILDHVGAPFVGVDVLQDETLREGIKSFTDWPTIPQLYVKGEFVGGSDIVREMFQAGELQALMTEKGVALGEA